The window AAAACTTATTGATCGTTACATTGGCAGAGTGTGGAGAGATTATGCAGAACTTGAAGGCCTGTGGTATGCCGTAGAAAGTATTCCCAATGAAGAACTATGGGAAGCCCATATAAGAGCCAAAAAAGAGTTCATAGAGCTCATCAAGAGAAAAATAAAAGAACGGAATAAACGTCTAGGAATCGACGAACCCATCCCAAATATAGACGAAAATGCTCTTATAATCGGCTTTGCAAGGCGTTTTGCAACTTATAAACGAGCGACTTTGATTTTGAGTGACTTAGAACGACTTAAAAAGATACTAAATGATCCAGAGAAACCAGTGTACATAATTTTTGGAGGAAAGGCTCACCCAATGGATAAAGCAGGTAAAGAATTCCTAAAGAGAGTTTATGAGATATCACAAATGCCCGAATTCAAAAACAAGATAATAATCTTCGAAAACTATGACATGGGGTCTGCTAGAGCAATGGTGGCAGGAGTTGATGTATGGTTAAACAATCCAAGAAGACCTCTAGAAGCCAGTGGAACAAGTGGTATGAAGGCTGGTCTCAATGGAGTATTAAATTTAAGCATTTATGATGGATGGTGGGTAGAAGGATACAATGGCAAAAACGGTTGGGTTATAGGAGAAGAAAGTGTTGAAGCAGAGAGTGAAGCAGATGATATAAGAGACGCCCAAAGTCTTTATGAGCTCCTTGAAAATGAAGTAATCCCTACATATTATGGAAATAGAACTCGCTGGATATATATGATGAAGGAAAGCATAAAGAGCATTGCCCCCAAGTTCAGTACACACAGAATGTTAAAGGAATACATGAACAACTTCTACTCAAAGGCACTAGCAAATTACATTCTCCTCCATAGAGACAACTTTAAAGCGACTAAAGAGATAGCAAATTGGAAAGCAAAAATCTTCAGCTCATGGGAGAACGTTAGTATAGAAAAGGTTGTAACTCATGATGCCACTGGCGTTGAAGTTGTAGTCGACCTAAATGGTCTTAATCCAGAAGACGTAAAAGTGGAGATCTATTATGGAGTCAAAGCAGAAGGCTATGCAATAGAGAAAGCATATGTGATAGAACTCAAACATCCGCAAAATCTTGGAGGTACAAAATGGCTCTATCGCTACGAAGGGAATGCCCTCAGAAATTTGGGCCATCCATGCTGGCACTATGCAGTGAGAATATACCCCTCGCATGACAAATTGCCCCACAAGTTTTTACTTGGTCTTGTTAAATGGAAAGGCTTTTTTGAATTCTAATTCTTTAATTCATTTTTGGAAAACGTTATAAATCAAACTTCCTCAACTTAAGGAGGGTTACCATGAGAATAGTATTTGATATAGGAGGGTCTGTTCTAGTTCCAGATAAGCCAGATGTCAAGTTCATAGACGAAATTGCCTACCAATTAACAAAAATCAGTGAAGATCATGAAATTGCAGTTGTTGTTGGAGGAGGAAAAGTCGCAAGAGAATATATCCATGCAGCAAAGACTTTTACTCCGAACGAAACCTTCAAGGATTATATTGGGATCCATATAACAAGAGCCAATGCAATGCTTCTAATAGCTGCGCTTAGAGAGAAGGCATATCCTTTCGTAGTAAGTGACTTCAGAAAAGCCTGGGAAGTCATGCAACTGAAAAAAATCCCAATAATGGGAGGAACTCATCCTGGGCATACCACTGATGCTGTAGCAGCACTTTTGGCAGAGTATCTCCAAGCAGACCTACTTGTGGTCATTACAAATGTGGATGGAGTTTACGACAGCGACCCCAGGAAAAATCCAAATGCAAAGAAATTAGAAAGGATATCCACTGAAAAACTGGTAGAAATAGCCATGCAAAGTGAAACTAAAGCTGGTGGAAGCGGGGTTGTTGATGCTCTTGCAGCAAAGTTTATTCATAGAGGAAAGATAAGAACCCTTATCATTGGCAAAGAAGATGCAAGGACTTTATTCGATGCAATAAAAGGAAAGCATAAAGGCACATTAGTTGAGCCTTAATTTCACAATTTTTTTATACTTCTCACATTCCTTTCTATATGGTGGTGTTATAATGAGAATTGTTGTAATCGGTTCTGGTACAGCAGGTAGCAATTTCGCACTTTTTGCAAGAAAAATAGACAGAAAAGCCGAGATAATCGTTATTGGAAAAGAAAAAACAATGCAATACTCTCCCTGTGCTTTGCCGTTTACATTAAGTGGTAAAATACCAAAGCTTGAGGACATTATTGTGTTTCCCAACGAATTTTATGAAAAACAAAAGATAAAGCTACTGCTTGAGACTGAAGCAAAAGCTATAGACAGAGAAAAAAAAGTCGTAGTTACAGATAAAGGAGAAATACCATATGACAAGTTGGTTCTAGCTACTGGATCAAAAGCATTTGTACCCCCAATAAAAGGAGTTGAAAGCGAGGGAGTCTTCACTTTAAAAACAATGGACGATGTGAAGCAAATTCAGAGTTATATAAAAGAACGGAATCCTAAAAAAGCTTTAGTTATAGGAGCGGGCCTAATTGGACTCGAGGGTGCTGTTGCTTTTAGAGAACTCGGAATGGATGTCCTTGTAGTAGAGCTTCTTGAGCATTTACTACCCACCATGCTCGACAAGGAGATGGCCTCCATTATCCAGTCACATATGGAAGAAAAAGGAATTCAATTTAGATTTGGTGCTGCGGTGAGTGAGATTATAGGAAACCCTGTAAATGCAGTGAGAATAGGGGAAGAAAAAATTGACGCCGATTTAGTCCTTGTGGCCACTGGAGTTAGGGCAAATACTGAATTAGCAAAGCAGGCGAATTTAGAGGTTAACAAAGGAATTATAGTGGACGAGTACCTCAGAACAAGTGATCCAGATATATACGCCATTGGAGATTGTGCAGAGGTTTATGATGCAGTAACCGGAAATCGAATTCTAAGTCAACTCGGAACAACAGCAGTTAGAATGGCAAAAGTGGCTGCTGAAAATATCTTTGGCAGAAATGTGAAGTTTAAACCAGTCTTCAATACTGCAATAACCGAACTTTTTGATTTAGAGATTGGTACATTTGGAATAACGCAAGAAAGAGCAAAAAAAGAGGGAATTAATGTAGTTATTGGTAAATTTAAAGGATCCACCAAACCAGAGTACTATCCTGGAGGAAAGCCTATCACAGTGAAGCTCATATTTAGAAAGAAGGATAAAAAACTAATAGGGGCCCAAATAGTAGGTGGAGAAAGAGTTTGGGGCAGAATCATGGCACTAAGCCTTGTAGCTCAAAAAGAAGCAAGTGTTGAAGACGTAGCATATAGCGAAACTGCTTATGCCCCACCAATAAGTCCCACTATTGACCCCATAACAATCGCAGCTGAAATGGCACTAAGAAAATTCAAATGAATACTTCTTACTATCTCTTTTTTTGAAAATTTTGCTTTCATCAGGCTCAATATTGTCATAGTGACAAATTAAAGTGGAAAAAATTTTTATAGATAAACTCCATTTTAATGCGTTGATGCACCATGATGTTCAGGAGTGAGTGTTTTTGGAGATATAATTGGTGATGCTTTTCTATTAGCCAAAGGTAGGGATTGCTTTTGGCATTGATTTAACCATTTCAAAAGCTTTTGGAGGTGTTCCTTGTGGTTAGAGAAACTTGGGGAAGTAGAGTAGGGTTTGTTGCAGCAGCTATAGGAAGTGCAGTAGGCTTGGGAAACATCTGGATGTTTCCCATGAGAACTGGTCTCTACGGCGGAGCAGCCTTCTTGATACCGTATCTTATTTTATTGTTTGCTGTTGGAGTAGTTGGACTTACAGTAGAGTGGACACTCGGAAGAGCAACAAAAGGTGGACCTATAGAAGCATTTGCAAAAGCATTGCCCGGAGGAAAATACTTAGGATTGCTAGTAAACGTAATAATGATAATGATATTTGCCTTCTATTCCCTAGTACTTGGCTGGATACTTCGGTACTTTATAGCCTCACTTACTGGAGAACTAGTTGGGGTTAATCCAGGAGCATTCTTTGATACTTTAGCCTTCAGTAAAGAAGCCATATTATGGCAGTTTATCGTAATAGCGATAACAGTGGGCATAGTTGCTATGGGAGTTCAGAAAGGGATTGAACGGGCCAATAAGATAATGATGCCTGCATTGTTTGTGCTCCTTATTATACTGACGATAAGAAGTATTACCCTACCTAACGCTTATGAAGGGCTTAAATTTTACCTATTACCTGACTGGAGCAAAGTTATGAGTGGAAAGACGTGGATGATAGCTCTATCACAAATGTTCTTCTCATTAAGTGTCCTTGGAACTACAATGGTAGTCTATGGAAGCTACCTAAAGGAAAGTGATGACATACCTCTCTCAGCAATAGCAACAGCCTTTGGAGATACGGCTGTAGCTGTCACAGCTGGTTTTCTAATATTCCCAGCAGTGTTTTCATTTGGACTTGAACCAACAGCGGGACCAGGACTAATTTTTGTCACACTTCCTATGGTCTTCCAAAAAATGCCCGGAGGAATACTTTTTGGCGCATTGTTCTTCCTATTGCTAATATTCGCTGGATTGTCATCAACTGTCTCAATGCTTGAGGTATACGTGGATTCCGCAATAA of the Thermococcus sp. EP1 genome contains:
- the pyrH gene encoding UMP kinase — encoded protein: MRIVFDIGGSVLVPDKPDVKFIDEIAYQLTKISEDHEIAVVVGGGKVAREYIHAAKTFTPNETFKDYIGIHITRANAMLLIAALREKAYPFVVSDFRKAWEVMQLKKIPIMGGTHPGHTTDAVAALLAEYLQADLLVVITNVDGVYDSDPRKNPNAKKLERISTEKLVEIAMQSETKAGGSGVVDALAAKFIHRGKIRTLIIGKEDARTLFDAIKGKHKGTLVEP
- the malP gene encoding maltodextrin phosphorylase, whose protein sequence is MESVINQIKSKLPENLEGLLELAYNYWWSWNRRATKMWEKINPEHWKEHKNPVKLLLDTPEERLNELSKDDDFMNLYELVIDQFRHYMNPESTWCSTNYPKWEEPIIYLCMEYGISKSLPIYSGGLGILAGDHVKTASDLGLPFIAVGLLYKHGYFKQEIDKEGNQIEVFPEYDPKEMPIIPITNEEGEPLLIEVPIEDRIVYARAFEVNVGRVKLYLLDTDVSQNSNDDRAICDYLYNAEIDKRIKQEILLGIGGMRLLQALGIKPAVIHLNEGHPSFANFQRIAWYMEEGLSFLEALTLTRSTTIFTTHTPVPAGHDRFPIKEVEKRLSKFFEQLPKEDFLNLGREGDQFNMTLLSIRTSSYVNAVSKLHTKVTKEMWKDLWKNVPLDEIPVKGITNGVHTKTWLHNEIKKLIDRYIGRVWRDYAELEGLWYAVESIPNEELWEAHIRAKKEFIELIKRKIKERNKRLGIDEPIPNIDENALIIGFARRFATYKRATLILSDLERLKKILNDPEKPVYIIFGGKAHPMDKAGKEFLKRVYEISQMPEFKNKIIIFENYDMGSARAMVAGVDVWLNNPRRPLEASGTSGMKAGLNGVLNLSIYDGWWVEGYNGKNGWVIGEESVEAESEADDIRDAQSLYELLENEVIPTYYGNRTRWIYMMKESIKSIAPKFSTHRMLKEYMNNFYSKALANYILLHRDNFKATKEIANWKAKIFSSWENVSIEKVVTHDATGVEVVVDLNGLNPEDVKVEIYYGVKAEGYAIEKAYVIELKHPQNLGGTKWLYRYEGNALRNLGHPCWHYAVRIYPSHDKLPHKFLLGLVKWKGFFEF
- a CDS encoding NAD(P)/FAD-dependent oxidoreductase gives rise to the protein MRIVVIGSGTAGSNFALFARKIDRKAEIIVIGKEKTMQYSPCALPFTLSGKIPKLEDIIVFPNEFYEKQKIKLLLETEAKAIDREKKVVVTDKGEIPYDKLVLATGSKAFVPPIKGVESEGVFTLKTMDDVKQIQSYIKERNPKKALVIGAGLIGLEGAVAFRELGMDVLVVELLEHLLPTMLDKEMASIIQSHMEEKGIQFRFGAAVSEIIGNPVNAVRIGEEKIDADLVLVATGVRANTELAKQANLEVNKGIIVDEYLRTSDPDIYAIGDCAEVYDAVTGNRILSQLGTTAVRMAKVAAENIFGRNVKFKPVFNTAITELFDLEIGTFGITQERAKKEGINVVIGKFKGSTKPEYYPGGKPITVKLIFRKKDKKLIGAQIVGGERVWGRIMALSLVAQKEASVEDVAYSETAYAPPISPTIDPITIAAEMALRKFK
- a CDS encoding sodium-dependent transporter, translating into MVRETWGSRVGFVAAAIGSAVGLGNIWMFPMRTGLYGGAAFLIPYLILLFAVGVVGLTVEWTLGRATKGGPIEAFAKALPGGKYLGLLVNVIMIMIFAFYSLVLGWILRYFIASLTGELVGVNPGAFFDTLAFSKEAILWQFIVIAITVGIVAMGVQKGIERANKIMMPALFVLLIILTIRSITLPNAYEGLKFYLLPDWSKVMSGKTWMIALSQMFFSLSVLGTTMVVYGSYLKESDDIPLSAIATAFGDTAVAVTAGFLIFPAVFSFGLEPTAGPGLIFVTLPMVFQKMPGGILFGALFFLLLIFAGLSSTVSMLEVYVDSAITKLNLNRRNASILLGLLTFIVGAPSALNPSYFEWLINISTVYIGPLGALIAALALIRLGVEKAYEEVRKSALIEIPGVWKPWVKYLYPIVIIVIYISQFILG